A region of Chitinophaga horti DNA encodes the following proteins:
- the hppD gene encoding 4-hydroxyphenylpyruvate dioxygenase yields MNTAVVKESPVQAEDFLPLNGTDYVEFYVGNAKQAAHFYKAAFGFQSLAYAGPETGVKDRVSYVLVQNKLRFVLTTPLKPGSDISRHVEAHGDGVKVLALWVDDARSAYEETIKRGAKSYMEPVVEKDEFGEVVRSGIYTYGETVHIFVERKNYNGAFLPGYKEWKTVYNPESTGLQYVDHCVGNVGWNEMNTWVDFYEKVMGFRNLISFDDSDISTEYSALMSKVMSNGNGRVKFPINEPAEGKKKSQIEEYLDFYGGPGVQHVAIATNNIIETVSALKARGIEFLTVPGSYYDTLLDRVGQIDEDLKPLRELGILVDRDDEGYLLQIFTKPIQDRPTVFFEIIQRKGAKSFGKGNFKALFESIEREQEARGNL; encoded by the coding sequence ATGAACACAGCAGTTGTAAAAGAGTCGCCTGTACAGGCAGAAGATTTCCTGCCGCTTAACGGCACCGATTACGTGGAGTTTTACGTGGGTAATGCCAAACAAGCCGCACATTTTTACAAAGCCGCCTTCGGCTTCCAGTCGCTCGCTTACGCCGGCCCTGAAACCGGGGTGAAAGACCGCGTATCTTATGTGCTGGTGCAAAACAAACTCCGTTTTGTACTTACCACACCACTAAAACCAGGCTCCGATATTTCCCGCCACGTAGAAGCACATGGCGATGGAGTTAAGGTACTGGCCCTGTGGGTTGACGATGCCCGTTCCGCTTACGAGGAAACGATTAAACGTGGCGCTAAGTCCTACATGGAACCGGTAGTGGAAAAAGACGAATTTGGCGAGGTTGTTCGCAGTGGTATCTATACCTACGGCGAAACGGTGCACATCTTCGTGGAAAGGAAGAACTACAATGGAGCTTTCCTGCCAGGCTACAAAGAATGGAAAACCGTGTACAATCCTGAATCTACAGGTTTGCAGTATGTAGACCATTGCGTAGGCAACGTAGGCTGGAACGAGATGAACACCTGGGTTGATTTCTACGAAAAGGTAATGGGCTTCCGCAACCTGATCTCCTTTGACGATAGCGACATTTCTACCGAGTACTCGGCGCTGATGAGTAAGGTAATGAGCAACGGCAACGGCCGTGTGAAATTCCCGATCAACGAACCGGCAGAAGGTAAAAAGAAATCGCAGATCGAAGAGTATCTCGACTTTTACGGTGGTCCAGGTGTACAACACGTAGCGATCGCCACCAATAACATCATCGAAACAGTTTCTGCACTGAAAGCGCGTGGTATCGAGTTCCTGACTGTACCAGGTTCTTACTACGACACCCTGCTCGACCGTGTAGGCCAGATCGACGAAGACCTTAAGCCGCTGCGCGAACTGGGTATTTTGGTGGACCGTGACGATGAAGGTTACCTGTTGCAGATCTTCACCAAGCCTATCCAGGACAGGCCTACGGTATTTTTCGAGATCATTCAACGTAAAGGCGCCAAATCCTTCGGGAAGGGTAACTTTAAAGCGCTGTTCGAGTCTATCGAAAGAGAGCAGGAGGCCAGGGGCAACCTGTAA
- a CDS encoding L,D-transpeptidase family protein: MKRIIASALMLLIVGGVKAQQSFLENQKLFPRVGVAFREREEAIKSEFAKKGLTYPAKYMYVRSFKLDSEMEIWVKNSVTDTFRLFKSYRVCSLSGKMGPKRKEGDRQVPEGFYYINDFNPNSNYHLSLGINYPNFSDKVLSDQKKPGGEIYIHGSCLTIGCIPLTDDFIEEVYIMAVNAKNAGQDFIPVHVFPVKFGNSRSMDYLGTVSLNDNESQKFWVNLKGAYDYFEKHHKLPVVMVNPQGKYIM; this comes from the coding sequence ATGAAAAGAATCATTGCATCGGCGCTGATGTTGTTGATCGTGGGGGGAGTGAAAGCACAGCAATCTTTCCTGGAAAACCAGAAGTTGTTCCCCAGAGTAGGGGTAGCTTTCCGTGAGAGAGAAGAGGCAATTAAAAGCGAATTTGCTAAAAAGGGGCTAACCTATCCCGCCAAGTACATGTATGTGCGCTCGTTCAAGCTGGACAGCGAAATGGAGATCTGGGTGAAGAATAGCGTCACCGATACGTTCCGCCTGTTTAAATCTTACAGGGTTTGTTCGCTTTCCGGTAAAATGGGGCCCAAGCGTAAGGAAGGCGACCGTCAGGTGCCGGAAGGCTTTTATTACATCAACGACTTTAACCCGAACAGCAACTACCACCTGAGCCTGGGTATCAACTACCCGAACTTTTCGGATAAAGTACTAAGCGACCAGAAAAAGCCTGGTGGCGAGATCTATATTCACGGCAGCTGCCTGACCATCGGTTGCATTCCGCTCACGGACGACTTTATCGAAGAAGTTTACATCATGGCGGTAAACGCCAAGAATGCAGGCCAGGACTTTATCCCGGTGCACGTATTCCCGGTAAAGTTCGGTAACAGCCGTTCCATGGACTACCTGGGCACGGTATCACTGAACGATAACGAGTCGCAGAAGTTTTGGGTGAACCTGAAAGGAGCGTACGACTACTTCGAAAAGCATCATAAGCTGCCCGTAGTCATGGTAAACCCGCAAGGCAAATACATCATGTAA
- a CDS encoding gluconate 2-dehydrogenase subunit 3 family protein, with translation MNRRDALKNVAILMGTAISASTLAALEGCNTAGPKNYTLQMPETKAMLAEVAETIIPETNTPGAKAAKVDEFMLTMMNDCYDEKSQKIFVAGLKDINDKANEKYKASFMNITPEQRTELLTEIDRERIAYNKRENKKEDDGPHYFQLMKELTLTGYFSSEPGATKALRYVKVPAKYEGCVPYKKGDKAWAS, from the coding sequence ATGAACAGAAGAGATGCCCTCAAGAATGTGGCTATCCTGATGGGAACGGCCATTTCTGCTTCCACGTTAGCGGCCCTCGAAGGCTGTAATACCGCGGGACCAAAAAACTATACGCTGCAAATGCCTGAAACCAAGGCCATGCTGGCGGAGGTCGCGGAAACGATCATCCCGGAAACCAACACCCCGGGCGCAAAAGCGGCGAAGGTCGACGAGTTTATGCTCACCATGATGAACGACTGTTACGATGAGAAGTCACAGAAAATTTTTGTAGCCGGGCTGAAAGACATTAACGACAAAGCCAACGAGAAGTACAAAGCTTCTTTCATGAACATCACTCCCGAACAACGTACCGAGTTACTCACCGAGATCGACCGGGAACGTATCGCGTACAACAAACGCGAAAATAAGAAGGAAGACGATGGTCCTCACTACTTCCAGCTGATGAAGGAACTGACCCTTACCGGTTATTTCTCTTCCGAACCCGGTGCTACCAAAGCACTGCGTTATGTGAAGGTACCCGCCAAATACGAGGGCTGCGTGCCTTACAAAAAAGGCGACAAAGCCTGGGCATCCTGA
- a CDS encoding GMC oxidoreductase — MINLNLKATQENTYDAIVIGSGVSGGWAAKELTEKGLKVLMLDRGKNLEHGKYETAMKDPWEFPHRGRITNAQKETHPYLKRDYPYSEHNESYWINDSKSPYVEEKRFDWYRPDIVGGKSIMWGRQSYRWSDLDFEANAKDGIAVDWPIRYKDLKPWYEYVEKFVGISGQAENLAQLPDSLFMPPMEMNCVEKDVAAAIKSNFNGRLMTIGRVANITQPLPGRTTCQFRNLCSRGCPFGAYFSTQSSTLPAAVATGNLTLRPDSIVNSIIYDEKLGKATGVRVIDKNTKQMTEYFAKIFFVNGSTLGTTFVLLNSTSSRFPNGLGNDSGVLGKYLMDHHFRTGASGRAEGYDDKYFFGRRANGIYVPRYRNVGSDKRDYLRGFGYQGGASRSGWGRGIAELGVGKDFKEMLTEPGNWSMGLGGFGECLPYEDNYVTLDNSKKDDWGQPVLKFHADFKENEEKMRKDMMNDAAEMLEAAGIKDVKTYDNGSYPGMAIHEMGTARMGRDPKTSVLNGNNQLHAVKNVFVTDGASMTSASCVNPSLTYMALTARAADFAVNELKKNNL, encoded by the coding sequence ATGATTAATCTGAATCTGAAAGCAACACAAGAAAATACATACGACGCCATCGTGATCGGTTCGGGCGTTAGTGGTGGCTGGGCTGCCAAAGAACTAACCGAAAAAGGTCTGAAAGTACTCATGCTCGATCGCGGTAAAAACCTCGAACACGGCAAGTACGAAACGGCCATGAAAGATCCCTGGGAGTTTCCGCACAGGGGCCGCATCACCAATGCACAAAAGGAAACACACCCTTACCTGAAACGCGATTACCCTTACAGCGAACATAACGAAAGCTATTGGATCAACGACTCCAAAAGCCCTTATGTGGAAGAGAAACGTTTCGACTGGTACCGTCCGGACATCGTGGGAGGTAAATCCATTATGTGGGGCCGCCAGAGCTACCGCTGGAGCGATCTCGATTTTGAGGCCAATGCAAAAGACGGCATCGCCGTTGACTGGCCTATCCGTTACAAAGACCTGAAGCCCTGGTACGAATACGTAGAGAAGTTCGTAGGCATCAGTGGTCAGGCCGAAAACCTGGCGCAATTGCCGGACAGCCTGTTCATGCCGCCGATGGAAATGAACTGTGTGGAGAAGGACGTGGCCGCCGCTATTAAGAGCAATTTTAACGGCCGCCTGATGACCATCGGTCGTGTGGCGAACATTACGCAGCCGCTGCCTGGCCGTACTACCTGCCAGTTCCGCAACCTGTGCAGCCGCGGTTGTCCGTTTGGCGCTTATTTCAGCACGCAATCGTCTACGTTGCCGGCGGCTGTGGCTACGGGCAATCTCACCCTGCGTCCGGATTCCATCGTAAACTCTATCATTTATGATGAGAAACTGGGCAAAGCGACCGGCGTAAGGGTAATCGATAAAAACACCAAACAAATGACCGAATACTTTGCGAAGATCTTCTTCGTAAACGGTTCTACACTTGGTACCACCTTCGTATTGCTGAACTCTACCTCCAGCCGCTTCCCGAATGGTTTGGGCAACGACAGCGGTGTACTGGGTAAATACCTGATGGACCACCACTTCCGCACCGGCGCATCCGGCAGGGCAGAAGGGTACGACGATAAATACTTCTTCGGCAGAAGGGCGAATGGCATCTACGTTCCCCGCTACCGCAACGTTGGCAGCGACAAGCGCGATTACCTGCGTGGCTTCGGCTACCAGGGCGGTGCAAGCCGCAGCGGATGGGGCCGCGGTATTGCCGAACTGGGTGTAGGTAAAGACTTCAAAGAAATGCTTACAGAGCCAGGTAACTGGTCGATGGGCCTCGGTGGCTTCGGTGAGTGTCTGCCTTACGAAGACAACTACGTAACACTCGATAATTCCAAGAAAGATGATTGGGGTCAGCCAGTGCTGAAGTTCCATGCAGACTTCAAGGAGAATGAAGAAAAGATGCGTAAGGATATGATGAACGACGCCGCAGAAATGCTGGAAGCCGCCGGTATTAAAGACGTGAAAACGTACGATAACGGTTCTTATCCTGGCATGGCTATCCACGAGATGGGTACTGCCCGTATGGGACGCGATCCTAAAACATCTGTACTCAATGGCAACAACCAGCTGCACGCTGTGAAGAATGTGTTTGTAACAGACGGCGCAAGCATGACTTCCGCCAGCTGCGTGAACCCGTCGCTCACGTACATGGCGCTTACTGCGCGTGCTGCGGACTTTGCCGTGAACGAACTGAAAAAGAACAATCTTTAA
- a CDS encoding suppressor of fused domain protein, producing MSDQETSGSGAPIYRYNPDQERPFEYASGGDNIELISSHIEQHVGPVDMVFHELISDLVHIDVHWVKPSADYPFHTLVTSGMSDRPMHVPEGFEAHRYAELCILLPADWPISEEAFKDENNYWPVRWLKLLSRFPHEYKTWLAWGHTIPNGEAAHPMADNTELGCMLLLPSINLPNDFHELVVNEEQTIRFYCLYPIYKEELDYKLEHGAEGLLDKFEEFDIPNVVDIHRVNTCA from the coding sequence ATGTCAGATCAGGAAACCAGCGGCAGCGGCGCGCCTATTTACCGCTATAACCCCGACCAGGAGCGGCCCTTCGAATATGCATCCGGCGGGGATAATATCGAACTTATCTCTAGTCACATTGAACAACATGTAGGCCCGGTGGATATGGTATTTCATGAGTTGATTTCAGACCTTGTGCATATCGACGTGCATTGGGTGAAACCATCGGCCGATTACCCGTTCCATACACTGGTCACATCCGGCATGAGCGACCGGCCAATGCATGTGCCCGAAGGCTTTGAGGCGCACCGTTATGCCGAGCTTTGCATCTTGCTGCCGGCGGACTGGCCCATTTCAGAAGAAGCGTTCAAGGACGAAAATAATTACTGGCCCGTGCGCTGGTTAAAACTGTTATCGCGCTTCCCGCATGAATACAAAACCTGGTTGGCCTGGGGCCATACGATCCCGAACGGCGAGGCGGCGCATCCGATGGCAGATAATACGGAACTGGGATGCATGCTGTTGCTGCCTTCCATCAACCTGCCCAACGATTTTCATGAACTGGTGGTGAATGAAGAACAAACCATCCGTTTTTACTGCCTGTACCCCATCTACAAAGAAGAACTGGACTATAAACTGGAACACGGCGCGGAAGGTCTCCTGGACAAATTCGAGGAGTTCGACATACCCAACGTGGTCGACATACACCGGGTAAACACCTGTGCATAA
- a CDS encoding CBS domain-containing protein translates to MGARVRNILQAKGHAVYSISPETTVYEALEVLVSRNVGALLVTENDRILGIFSERDYARRVILKGRSSRETPIRDIMTENPIVMKEDDSIEDCMVKMTDKHIRHLPITDHADRLVGVVSIGDLVKFIIDEQRTIIQSLEGYINGTHQ, encoded by the coding sequence ATGGGAGCGAGAGTCAGAAACATCCTGCAGGCCAAGGGCCACGCAGTATACTCCATCAGCCCGGAAACAACGGTTTATGAAGCGCTGGAAGTGTTGGTAAGCCGCAATGTAGGTGCATTGCTGGTAACGGAAAACGACCGTATCCTGGGTATCTTTTCCGAACGCGATTACGCCCGTAGGGTGATCCTCAAAGGACGCTCGTCAAGGGAAACGCCGATTCGCGATATCATGACCGAAAACCCCATTGTCATGAAAGAAGATGATTCTATTGAAGATTGTATGGTAAAGATGACGGACAAACACATCCGCCACCTGCCGATCACCGATCATGCCGACCGCCTGGTAGGCGTAGTGTCTATCGGTGACCTGGTGAAGTTCATCATTGATGAACAGCGGACCATCATCCAGAGCCTGGAAGGGTATATCAACGGCACACATCAGTAA
- a CDS encoding aspartate kinase, which translates to MKVFKFGGASLESIERIKNVAAIVQSFPEDKILIVISAMGKTTNELEKVAQHYFMRKREIAAQLLFNIEQQHIQLAEQLLGNKTNSVFTQLQEFFTEAEWTLGEKPVRPYDYYYDQIVGLGELLSTAIVSAYFNQIGLNNAWLDVRDIFLTDSTFRDANIDWEVTQRQVNEKVLPLFNTTNVIVAQGFIGSTDQNESVTLGREGSDFSAAVFANTLNAESQTIWKDVEGLKNADPKLFPNTVNIPEISFSEVIEMAYYGAQVIHPKTIKPLQNKQIPLYVKCFLDKNLPGTVIKEDTDAAQLPPLIILKRNQVLLTITSKDFGFITEDKIADIYDMLFRLKIKINLMQNAAISFSCCIDHNPEKIEQLMKTLHDQYKITYHEELELLTVRYNKNGLLEELIKGKTILLEQRALHTTQVLMKQPSEQTI; encoded by the coding sequence ATGAAGGTTTTCAAATTTGGCGGCGCAAGTTTAGAAAGTATTGAACGTATAAAAAACGTGGCGGCCATCGTGCAATCGTTCCCGGAAGACAAAATCCTGATCGTTATCTCTGCCATGGGCAAAACCACCAACGAACTGGAGAAGGTGGCGCAGCACTATTTCATGCGTAAAAGGGAGATTGCCGCCCAGTTACTGTTTAATATCGAACAACAACATATACAGCTGGCGGAACAACTGCTCGGCAACAAAACCAACTCCGTATTCACCCAGTTGCAGGAGTTTTTTACAGAAGCCGAATGGACGCTGGGTGAAAAGCCCGTACGTCCCTACGACTATTATTACGATCAGATCGTGGGCCTGGGCGAACTCTTATCCACGGCCATCGTCAGCGCTTACTTTAACCAGATAGGCCTTAACAACGCCTGGCTTGACGTGCGCGACATCTTTCTTACCGACAGCACCTTTCGCGATGCGAACATCGACTGGGAGGTAACACAGCGCCAGGTGAACGAAAAAGTACTGCCTCTCTTCAACACCACCAATGTAATCGTGGCGCAGGGTTTTATCGGCAGCACCGATCAGAATGAAAGTGTGACCTTAGGCCGCGAGGGCAGCGACTTTTCAGCTGCCGTATTCGCCAATACGCTGAACGCAGAAAGCCAGACGATCTGGAAGGACGTGGAAGGCCTGAAGAACGCCGATCCTAAGCTATTCCCCAACACGGTGAACATCCCGGAGATCAGCTTCAGCGAGGTGATAGAAATGGCTTACTACGGCGCGCAGGTGATTCACCCGAAAACTATTAAACCGTTACAGAACAAACAGATACCATTATACGTAAAGTGTTTCCTGGACAAGAACCTGCCAGGTACGGTGATTAAAGAAGATACGGATGCAGCACAACTGCCGCCGTTAATCATCCTGAAGCGTAACCAGGTGTTGTTAACGATCACCTCGAAGGATTTTGGCTTTATTACGGAGGATAAGATTGCGGACATTTACGATATGCTGTTCCGACTGAAGATCAAGATCAACCTGATGCAGAATGCGGCGATCAGCTTTAGCTGCTGTATCGATCACAATCCCGAAAAGATCGAGCAGCTGATGAAAACGTTGCATGATCAATATAAAATCACCTACCACGAAGAGTTAGAATTGCTGACCGTGCGTTATAACAAGAACGGCCTGCTGGAAGAGCTGATCAAAGGCAAAACGATCCTGCTGGAGCAGCGGGCATTACACACGACGCAGGTATTGATGAAACAGCCTTCGGAGCAAACGATATAA
- the fbp gene encoding class 1 fructose-bisphosphatase → MNNHQKVMTLDEFTIQDLKNYPAATGQLSGLLRDIGRAAKRVNVEVNKAGIADILGEAGKTNVQGESVKKLDEFANDQFINSLRSSIYCCGVASEENEEFIPFTDAHSMNSKYVVLIDPLDGSGNIDVNVSIGTIFSVYRRLTPNGSPCDVNDFLQPGREQIAAGYIIYGSSTMLVYATRRSVQGFTLDPSIGEFCLSHPDLKCPPDSDIFSVNVGYYHLYEEKVRHTIDHFMAKNEAEKIYRHRFVGCMVAEIHRTLIQGGVFFYPAFGKYKNGRLRLCYECNPMSFLVEKAGGVALMDGKTRLLDVQPEQLHQRIPVFIGSKLLMEQMQAILS, encoded by the coding sequence ATGAACAACCACCAAAAAGTAATGACCCTGGACGAATTTACGATCCAGGACCTGAAGAATTACCCCGCCGCCACAGGACAACTTTCCGGCTTGCTGCGCGATATCGGAAGAGCCGCGAAACGGGTGAATGTAGAAGTGAATAAGGCCGGCATTGCAGACATCCTCGGCGAGGCTGGTAAAACCAACGTACAGGGCGAATCAGTTAAAAAGCTGGATGAATTTGCCAACGACCAGTTCATCAACTCCCTGCGTTCCAGCATTTACTGCTGCGGCGTGGCTTCCGAAGAGAATGAAGAGTTTATTCCCTTTACGGACGCGCACTCCATGAACTCGAAGTATGTTGTGCTCATCGATCCGCTCGACGGCTCAGGTAACATCGACGTAAACGTCTCGATCGGTACGATCTTCTCTGTTTACCGCCGCCTTACGCCAAACGGCTCGCCCTGCGATGTGAACGACTTCCTGCAACCGGGCCGCGAGCAGATCGCCGCCGGTTACATCATTTACGGATCCAGCACGATGCTCGTTTACGCCACCAGGCGCAGCGTACAGGGATTTACGCTCGATCCGTCGATAGGGGAGTTCTGCCTCTCGCATCCCGATCTGAAGTGCCCGCCGGATAGCGACATTTTCTCCGTAAACGTAGGCTATTACCATCTTTACGAAGAAAAAGTACGTCATACCATCGATCATTTTATGGCGAAAAACGAAGCTGAAAAGATCTACCGTCATCGCTTTGTAGGCTGTATGGTGGCCGAAATACATCGCACGCTCATCCAGGGCGGCGTGTTCTTTTACCCGGCGTTCGGCAAGTACAAAAATGGCAGGCTGCGTTTATGTTACGAATGTAACCCGATGTCGTTCCTGGTAGAAAAAGCCGGCGGCGTAGCGTTAATGGATGGCAAAACAAGGCTGCTGGACGTACAGCCGGAGCAACTGCATCAGCGTATACCCGTATTTATCGGGTCTAAACTGTTGATGGAGCAGATGCAGGCGATACTCTCATAA
- a CDS encoding CAP domain-containing protein, with amino-acid sequence MKRRIFALSFAVLAALQASACSRNTIPSDSTVSTVNKGSLEEEILFYTNKYRKSKGLAPLELVETVSVQAREHSRDMAKGRTGFGHDGFEERIDDISKKMGSVRGAAENVAYGTLDAEAVVKGWIKSPGHRKNLEGNYNVIGIGTADKGRITFFTQIFINKPKAASK; translated from the coding sequence TTGAAGAGAAGAATTTTTGCCTTATCCTTTGCGGTACTTGCCGCCCTGCAAGCATCTGCGTGCAGCCGAAACACCATCCCTTCCGATAGCACCGTTAGCACTGTCAACAAAGGCAGCCTGGAAGAAGAGATTCTTTTTTACACCAACAAATACCGTAAGTCGAAGGGCCTGGCCCCGCTGGAACTCGTTGAAACCGTAAGTGTACAGGCCCGCGAACATAGCCGCGATATGGCTAAAGGCCGCACGGGTTTTGGCCACGACGGGTTTGAAGAAAGAATTGACGACATCTCCAAAAAGATGGGCTCCGTGAGAGGTGCCGCTGAAAATGTTGCCTATGGCACGCTCGATGCGGAAGCGGTAGTAAAAGGCTGGATCAAAAGTCCCGGCCACCGTAAAAACCTGGAAGGCAATTACAATGTAATCGGCATCGGCACCGCCGACAAAGGACGTATCACGTTCTTCACCCAGATTTTCATCAACAAGCCGAAAGCGGCGAGTAAATAG
- a CDS encoding ABC transporter ATP-binding protein, giving the protein MEKRTMIAVKDLVKQYGDFTAVKGISFEVFEGEIFGLLGPNGAGKSTTLEIIETLRQKTSGEVWVDGINLDENPEAIKKIIGVQLQSSGYYPGLNLVELIKMFAGLYNQQVDPKALLRLFNLEDKANARYKALSGGQKQRFSIATTLINKPKVIFLDEPTTGLDPQARRNLWDLIQQVRDQGTTVVITTHYMDEAEFLCDRCAIVDSGRVIAVDSPDALIDNLVASGFERKKEVKKANLEDVFIHLTGKDLREA; this is encoded by the coding sequence ATGGAAAAAAGGACGATGATCGCTGTAAAGGACCTGGTAAAACAGTATGGCGACTTTACAGCCGTGAAAGGGATCAGTTTTGAAGTGTTTGAAGGCGAAATATTCGGCCTGCTCGGGCCCAATGGCGCCGGCAAAAGCACGACCCTCGAAATAATCGAAACGCTCCGCCAGAAGACATCCGGCGAGGTATGGGTCGACGGTATCAACCTGGACGAAAACCCTGAAGCGATCAAAAAGATCATCGGCGTACAGCTGCAGTCCTCCGGTTATTATCCGGGCCTTAACCTGGTAGAGCTGATCAAAATGTTCGCAGGACTTTACAACCAACAGGTAGATCCCAAAGCGCTGCTGCGACTTTTCAACCTGGAAGATAAAGCCAATGCACGTTACAAAGCCCTTTCGGGCGGACAGAAGCAACGTTTCTCCATCGCCACCACGCTCATCAACAAACCTAAAGTGATTTTCCTGGACGAGCCAACTACCGGCCTCGATCCGCAGGCCCGCCGCAACCTCTGGGACCTTATCCAGCAAGTACGCGACCAGGGCACCACGGTGGTGATCACCACGCATTATATGGACGAAGCCGAGTTCCTCTGCGATCGCTGCGCGATCGTCGACAGCGGCCGCGTAATCGCGGTAGACAGTCCCGATGCGCTCATCGACAACCTCGTAGCCTCCGGCTTCGAAAGGAAGAAAGAAGTGAAGAAGGCCAACCTGGAAGATGTGTTTATCCACCTCACCGGGAAGGATTTAAGGGAAGCATAA
- a CDS encoding YfiT family bacillithiol transferase, with protein MDLETLKYPIGRFVTPQSASAQQRTRLINDIRQLPTLVEIAVQNLDEHQLQTPYRPDGWTIAQVVHHLVDSHMNALTRFKLALTEYNPVIKPYDEAAWAALPDVSNTPVNVSITLLHALHTRWSNLLEALTDEQYERTFVHPESKQTFKLWQTLASYSWHGLHHLTHIVNLKESKGW; from the coding sequence ATGGACCTCGAAACACTCAAATACCCCATCGGCAGGTTTGTCACGCCGCAAAGCGCAAGTGCTCAGCAACGCACGCGTTTAATCAACGACATCCGCCAACTCCCAACACTGGTGGAAATCGCCGTACAGAACCTGGATGAGCATCAGCTGCAAACGCCCTACCGTCCCGATGGCTGGACCATCGCACAGGTCGTACACCACCTGGTGGACAGTCATATGAACGCGCTCACGCGTTTTAAGCTGGCGCTGACGGAATATAATCCTGTCATCAAGCCTTACGACGAAGCTGCCTGGGCAGCGTTGCCCGATGTAAGCAACACGCCGGTAAACGTGTCGATTACGCTGCTGCATGCCCTGCATACGCGTTGGAGCAACTTGCTGGAGGCTTTGACGGACGAGCAGTACGAGCGTACCTTCGTTCACCCGGAAAGCAAACAAACATTTAAACTGTGGCAAACGCTGGCCAGCTACTCCTGGCACGGCTTACACCACCTCACACATATCGTAAACCTGAAAGAAAGTAAAGGCTGGTAG
- a CDS encoding NUDIX hydrolase has translation MEWKVLQSEYLHREPWLTVRKDKAQTPAGKVVENYYVHEYPDWVTAVPVTEDGKIIMIRQYRHALGRTIIEVPGGTLDDTDPTPEFGIRRELLEETGYEFDTFENLGAVSANPSTNTNLTHMFLARGGKKVQEQQLDHNEDIEVILMTPEEVIQLLKNNQIIQSLHTSCLFYGLAKLGLVKF, from the coding sequence ATGGAATGGAAAGTACTGCAATCGGAATACCTGCACCGCGAGCCCTGGCTCACTGTGCGGAAGGATAAGGCGCAAACGCCGGCTGGCAAAGTGGTAGAGAACTATTACGTACACGAATACCCCGATTGGGTAACCGCCGTGCCGGTGACGGAAGATGGTAAGATCATCATGATCAGACAATACCGCCACGCGCTCGGCCGTACTATTATCGAAGTGCCTGGTGGCACACTCGATGACACCGATCCAACGCCCGAATTTGGTATACGCCGCGAACTGCTGGAAGAAACCGGCTACGAGTTCGATACGTTCGAGAACCTCGGTGCCGTATCCGCAAACCCTTCCACCAACACGAACCTAACGCACATGTTCCTGGCGAGAGGCGGTAAAAAAGTGCAGGAGCAACAACTCGATCACAATGAAGATATAGAAGTAATCCTGATGACACCGGAAGAGGTAATACAGTTGCTAAAAAATAACCAGATCATTCAAAGCCTGCATACAAGCTGCCTGTTTTACGGGCTGGCGAAACTGGGGTTAGTGAAGTTTTAA